From Staphylococcus sp. M0911, a single genomic window includes:
- a CDS encoding NmrA/HSCARG family protein: protein MRSILVIGSTGKQGNAVVKQLLSDGWHVRALTRNKNNEKLTSIDSDKLEIVEGDLSDQQSLEQAMQGQYGVYSVQPIVKDDIAEELRQGKMIIQLAEKQNIEFVVYSTAGGVNRDRKGPHFEALADIENTLKASSLNFAIIKPSFFMDNFLRIAKKENQQIVIPEFISPDVKFAMISSIDIARIAANLFKDPAQYNHQAIEIASDELTLNEVVKTFATVTGMPTEIKGEFVSGTAERSWLEEKGYVVDFDLMNQINPDKLSLAQWIEEVEF, encoded by the coding sequence ATGAGAAGTATTTTAGTAATTGGTTCTACAGGTAAACAAGGTAATGCCGTAGTTAAGCAACTGTTATCAGACGGATGGCATGTACGTGCGCTAACACGTAATAAGAATAATGAAAAGTTAACGTCAATTGACAGTGACAAACTTGAAATTGTAGAAGGTGACTTAAGCGATCAACAAAGTTTAGAACAAGCAATGCAAGGACAATATGGAGTATACAGTGTTCAACCTATAGTTAAAGATGATATTGCTGAAGAATTAAGACAAGGTAAAATGATTATTCAACTTGCCGAAAAACAAAACATTGAATTCGTGGTTTATAGTACAGCTGGTGGTGTGAATAGAGATAGAAAGGGACCACACTTTGAAGCCTTAGCAGATATTGAAAATACACTAAAAGCGTCATCATTGAATTTTGCAATTATCAAACCTTCATTCTTTATGGATAACTTCCTTAGAATAGCTAAAAAAGAAAATCAACAAATTGTAATACCAGAATTTATTAGTCCAGATGTTAAATTTGCGATGATTTCTTCAATTGATATTGCTAGAATTGCTGCAAATTTATTTAAAGACCCTGCTCAATATAATCATCAAGCGATTGAGATTGCTTCAGATGAGTTAACACTTAATGAAGTTGTTAAAACATTTGCAACTGTCACAGGTATGCCAACTGAAATTAAAGGTGAATTTGTTAGTGGTACAGCAGAAAGAAGTTGGCTAGAAGAAAAAGGTTATGTTGTCGATTTTGATTTAATGAATCAAATTAATCCAGATAAACTATCATTAGCCCAATGGATAGAAGAAGTAGAATTTTAG
- a CDS encoding VOC family protein yields MIQSMWFNLHVKDLKRSEQFYQSLGFEIKHNPDMLDKMVGIKIGSTIVILIENKHFEAVTQDKVHANVNETIISLGVKTNAEVDQLVKQVEASGGRILEQPTVKQGYYGAMFTDPDGHKFNFLVC; encoded by the coding sequence ATGATTCAGTCGATGTGGTTCAATTTACATGTTAAAGATTTAAAAAGAAGTGAGCAGTTTTACCAATCTTTAGGATTTGAAATTAAACATAACCCTGACATGCTTGATAAAATGGTAGGCATTAAAATTGGATCGACCATTGTCATCTTAATTGAAAATAAACATTTTGAAGCGGTCACTCAGGATAAAGTTCATGCTAATGTTAATGAAACGATTATTTCTCTAGGTGTAAAGACGAATGCAGAAGTTGATCAACTTGTTAAGCAAGTTGAAGCGTCAGGCGGTCGTATTTTAGAACAACCGACAGTTAAACAAGGCTATTATGGTGCTATGTTTACTGATCCAGATGGACATAAATTTAATTTTTTAGTTTGTTAA
- a CDS encoding DUF896 domain-containing protein codes for MQILDRINELANKEKVQTLSVKEKQEQQALRQDYLKMIRGQVLHTFSTMKVVDPLGQDVTPEKVYDLRKEYGNI; via the coding sequence ATGCAAATTTTAGACAGAATTAACGAATTAGCGAATAAAGAAAAAGTACAAACATTGAGTGTAAAAGAAAAACAAGAACAACAAGCACTCAGACAAGACTATTTAAAAATGATACGAGGACAAGTACTTCATACATTTTCTACTATGAAAGTTGTTGATCCACTTGGCCAAGATGTTACACCAGAAAAAGTTTATGATTTGAGAAAAGAATATGGAAATATTTAA
- a CDS encoding TetR/AcrR family transcriptional regulator, whose translation MTDKIDPRVTRTKQLLVDAFQKVSKEKKLSQLTVKNITDEATVNRATFYAHFTDKYDILDYSLDVTILKDLNDTLNISNIINEIVLKNIFITMTQYMEQVQASCEMNQDVFCEQAHKRINNELEDIFSIMLENSYSDIDRDILVSSASFLAAGMSGLCNHWLSTSHDTAENFIDKNLPFLIHHIAHL comes from the coding sequence TTGACTGACAAAATCGATCCCCGTGTCACACGAACAAAACAATTACTTGTTGACGCATTTCAAAAAGTATCAAAAGAAAAGAAGTTAAGCCAATTAACAGTCAAGAATATTACTGATGAAGCAACTGTTAATAGAGCTACGTTCTATGCACATTTCACAGATAAATACGACATACTCGATTATTCTTTAGATGTCACTATTCTTAAAGATTTAAATGACACACTCAACATTTCAAATATTATCAATGAAATCGTCTTAAAAAATATATTCATCACAATGACTCAATATATGGAACAAGTACAAGCATCTTGTGAAATGAACCAAGATGTATTTTGTGAACAAGCGCACAAGAGAATTAATAACGAATTAGAAGATATCTTTTCTATCATGCTAGAAAATAGTTATTCAGATATTGATAGAGACATCTTGGTAAGTAGTGCTAGTTTTCTTGCGGCAGGTATGAGTGGTCTGTGTAATCATTGGCTTTCTACAAGTCATGATACAGCTGAAAACTTTATAGACAAAAATCTTCCATTCTTAATTCATCACATCGCGCACCTATAA